Genomic window (Candidatus Zixiibacteriota bacterium):
CAAATCGAGCGGCAGACATACGGTACATGGTGGAGCGGGATACCGGTAAGCACGAATTTGACCGACACGTTCTCACTCGTCCTTTGCCTGTACTGGATATTGGCGATGGTCGGCCTAAAAGGGTCGGCGTGGTCGGGGGAGAGCGCTAAGGATCTGGTGAATCTGCCGACAGCGCGGGTGATCACGGTCGTCGGGTTGATCCTGATGATCATCTTCTACCTCATCCCGCACGGCAGCGGCCGCATGTAAGGCGCGGAGTCGGGCGTGCCGCGCGTGTTCAAGCATTTCCTTTTCAGTCTAGTTGCAATCCTGCTTTTGCTGGCCGGGGCCGAGGGTGTCCTGAGGTTGGCCAACATCAAAGCACGGGTGGACAATCCGTTTTTCATGCTGGTGCGGGTGTTCGAGTATCCGGACTTCTTCGAGAAGGATCACGATCTGTTCTGGCGGCTGAAGAGGAATATCAGCGACAAAGAAGAATTTTTGGTGCCGGGGTCGTACCGCACGAATGCGCTGGGGTTTCGCGGGGGCGAGTTGGCGGCCGAGACGCCGTCGACCTTCACCGTCGCCTGCTTCGGCAATTCGTGCACGTTCGGCTGGCGGCTGACGGAGGAGCAGACCTATCCGGGTCAACTGCAGACGCGGCTGGCGCCGATTAGCCGGGCGCAATTTCGCGTGGTGAATTGCGGGGTACCGGGGTATTCGTCATTTCAGGGGCTGCGGCTGTTGCGGGAGACGCTGCCGCGACTTAAGCCGAAGGTGGTGACGATTTGTTACGGCTGGAACGACCACTGGGCGGCGGGATTCGACATCGAGGACAAGACGCAGGAGATGGCGCCGCAGTGGATACTTGATGCGCAGAATGTCTTGTCACGCAGCTATGTCTACCGTGCCGTCAAGTATACCCTGCTCTCGCGCAGCGAGAAAGCACGGGAGTATACCTACAACAAGCAATCGCCGAAGTACCGGGTGGGGCTGGAGGACTATCGCGCCAATCTTGAGGCGATGATCCGGCTGTGCCGTGAGCAGGGCGCCACGCCGATCTTGATCACGGCCCCGGTGGGCGATGCCGATCCGGGGCAGGCCAATCCGATGGAGGCCTACCATGAGCGTTACAACGACGTGGTGCGGCAGACCGCGGCAGATCTGGGCGTGGGGTTAGTCGATGCAGCGCGGCTGTTTGCGGAGCATCCGGAGTACTTCGATGATCCGAAAGGGGACTTCATTCACTATAACGAGCGCGGCGCGGCGGCGATCAGCGCCGAGCTGGAGCGGTTGATTCTCTCCCTGCCGTGAGGCGGGCGCCATCCAACATCGCCTGCAACTTCTCCCCGCGACAGTCGTACCCTATTTATTGTAGCTCGGATAAATCGGTTATTTGCCATAAAGAAGGAACCAGCAATGAAGAAAGTCGTGTTCGGAGTTATCGGCGTGGCGGTGATTGCGGCGGTAATTCTGATCTTTTTCAATCGCGGCGATTCGAGCAAGGGGAATCAGCCGCCGGGGACGAAGGTTGAGAAGGGCGAGATCATTGAGAAGGCAATGGCGATCGGGACGATTCAGCCGTACAAAGAGGTTGTCGTCAAGTCGAAGATTTCGGGGATCGTCAAGCGGCTGTATTCCGATGTCGGCGACCTGGTGCGCGAGGGTGACGTCCTGATTGAGATTTCGCCGCAGCCGACGCCGCTGGAATACACGGAGGCGCAGCGCGAGATCGACCGGGCGACGATTCAGTTCGACAACGCCAAGCTGGCGTTTGACCGCTCGACGGAGCTGTTCGACAAGAAATTGATTTCCCAGCAGGAATATGACGATCGCAAGGCGGCGTTTGAGCAGGCGCAATTGCAGTTG
Coding sequences:
- a CDS encoding SGNH/GDSL hydrolase family protein → MPRVFKHFLFSLVAILLLLAGAEGVLRLANIKARVDNPFFMLVRVFEYPDFFEKDHDLFWRLKRNISDKEEFLVPGSYRTNALGFRGGELAAETPSTFTVACFGNSCTFGWRLTEEQTYPGQLQTRLAPISRAQFRVVNCGVPGYSSFQGLRLLRETLPRLKPKVVTICYGWNDHWAAGFDIEDKTQEMAPQWILDAQNVLSRSYVYRAVKYTLLSRSEKAREYTYNKQSPKYRVGLEDYRANLEAMIRLCREQGATPILITAPVGDADPGQANPMEAYHERYNDVVRQTAADLGVGLVDAARLFAEHPEYFDDPKGDFIHYNERGAAAISAELERLILSLP